In one Cloacibacillus porcorum genomic region, the following are encoded:
- a CDS encoding helix-turn-helix domain-containing protein has translation MAIGDRLKISRERLGWSQYRMEEESGYSRNSIINWETGVRVPRADILAELAKLLNTTSAYLVGETDDHLPPAPKAQTAARRDEYTGITRESSPLLNLAIIFETLKHDGSNMSEEERAAVMSLLTACIHEISNK, from the coding sequence ATGGCAATTGGCGATAGGCTTAAGATCAGCAGGGAACGTTTGGGATGGAGTCAGTACCGGATGGAGGAGGAGTCTGGGTATTCGCGGAATTCGATCATCAACTGGGAGACCGGGGTGCGCGTACCCCGGGCAGATATATTGGCCGAGCTTGCAAAGCTGCTCAACACCACCTCCGCCTACCTTGTGGGGGAGACGGACGACCACCTGCCGCCGGCGCCGAAGGCACAGACCGCGGCAAGGAGGGACGAATATACAGGCATAACGCGAGAAAGCTCTCCTTTATTAAATCTTGCCATAATTTTTGAGACATTAAAACACGACGGCTCGAACATGAGCGAGGAAGAAAGGGCCGCCGTGATGTCACTTCTTACCGCCTGCATACACGAAATCAGCAATAAATAG
- a CDS encoding MurR/RpiR family transcriptional regulator — MDRKDCEGGLLAAIRGKRAALSPRQAAVADYILKNYQNMAYVTLAQLAKEAGSGHGTIVRLAESLGYPSFSAMQAALRAEIERAKPQRLAGFSPRSKHGTRVYDTVFELEDAIMREAHAMIDAEEFELAAALLAEAPSVVVAASGSNAFLGDYAAYFLSVLRGGVINVKVPDMAEIENICDRPAGSAALVFSLPRYPRAAQEITELLHSRGIKIIGISDALNSPIADRCDILFVVPQRYLSFIDPCAAVMSLVHSLLYGVYLKTRESGRARLDIFDRSLKNLFVRADVSAPD, encoded by the coding sequence ATGGACAGAAAGGATTGTGAAGGAGGATTGCTCGCCGCTATCCGCGGGAAGAGGGCGGCGCTCAGTCCGAGGCAGGCGGCAGTTGCCGATTATATCCTGAAGAACTATCAGAATATGGCCTATGTCACACTTGCGCAGCTGGCAAAAGAGGCGGGGAGCGGGCACGGAACGATCGTGCGGCTTGCGGAATCACTCGGCTACCCAAGCTTCTCCGCGATGCAGGCGGCGCTGCGCGCGGAGATAGAGCGGGCAAAGCCGCAGCGGCTGGCGGGGTTCTCTCCGCGTTCGAAGCATGGTACGCGGGTCTATGATACGGTCTTTGAGCTGGAGGACGCGATCATGAGAGAGGCGCACGCGATGATCGACGCCGAGGAATTTGAACTTGCGGCGGCGCTGCTCGCGGAGGCCCCCTCGGTGGTGGTCGCCGCTTCGGGCAGCAACGCCTTTCTCGGGGACTACGCCGCCTACTTCCTGAGCGTGCTGCGCGGCGGCGTCATAAACGTGAAGGTTCCCGATATGGCGGAGATCGAGAATATCTGCGACAGGCCGGCAGGAAGCGCCGCGCTGGTATTCAGCCTTCCTCGCTATCCGCGGGCCGCGCAGGAGATAACTGAGCTGCTGCACAGCCGCGGGATAAAGATCATCGGCATATCCGACGCGCTGAACTCGCCGATCGCCGACAGGTGCGACATTCTCTTCGTCGTGCCGCAGAGGTACTTGTCGTTTATCGATCCGTGCGCGGCGGTGATGTCCCTCGTACACTCCCTTCTTTACGGGGTCTATCTAAAGACGCGGGAGAGCGGCCGGGCGCGCCTTGATATTTTCGACCGCTCTCTGAAAAATCTTTTTGTGAGAGCCGACGTCTCCGCGCCTGATTAG
- a CDS encoding MBL fold metallo-hydrolase, protein MRSYGGGIYGIDAHYESEGMAAIYLLVSEGRAAIIETAHNASLPHLLAALKALGVKRENIDYICVTHVHLDHAGGAGSYMREFPQAKLVVHPRGARHMVSPAKLVEGVKAVYGEAETERIYGEIIPVAEERVIAPEDGRELKFGEMTLVCYDAPGHAKHHMIFFEKSTRSLFAGDAFGISYRWMKGADGRWAFPTASPVQFDPAAMTATTEKIVALAPEQIFITHFGELTNVRKNAALLTEGVKKYVEITEAASGDKAKIKAGLAELYRETAEKEGTSLPAATVEESLRVDLELNAQGLSCWYSNSRKK, encoded by the coding sequence ATGCGCAGCTACGGCGGAGGTATATACGGCATCGACGCACACTACGAGAGCGAGGGGATGGCGGCAATCTATCTGCTGGTCTCCGAGGGGCGCGCCGCCATAATCGAAACGGCGCATAACGCCTCGCTGCCTCATCTGCTCGCGGCCCTCAAGGCTCTCGGCGTGAAGCGTGAAAATATCGATTATATCTGCGTCACCCACGTCCACCTCGACCACGCGGGAGGCGCCGGCAGCTACATGCGGGAGTTCCCGCAGGCGAAACTCGTCGTCCACCCGCGCGGCGCGCGCCACATGGTATCCCCCGCAAAGCTCGTCGAGGGCGTCAAGGCGGTCTACGGCGAGGCGGAGACGGAACGTATCTACGGCGAGATAATCCCCGTGGCGGAGGAGCGCGTCATCGCGCCGGAGGATGGGCGCGAACTCAAATTCGGGGAGATGACGCTCGTCTGTTACGACGCGCCTGGTCACGCGAAGCACCACATGATATTCTTTGAAAAGAGCACACGGTCGCTCTTCGCGGGAGACGCCTTCGGCATCTCATACCGCTGGATGAAGGGCGCGGACGGCCGCTGGGCCTTCCCCACCGCCTCCCCCGTCCAGTTTGATCCCGCGGCGATGACCGCGACAACGGAAAAGATCGTCGCGCTCGCGCCGGAACAGATATTCATCACCCACTTCGGCGAACTGACGAACGTGCGTAAAAACGCGGCGCTGCTGACCGAGGGTGTAAAAAAATATGTTGAAATAACGGAGGCCGCATCCGGCGACAAGGCAAAGATAAAGGCCGGGCTGGCGGAACTTTATAGAGAAACCGCGGAGAAAGAGGGCACCTCGCTGCCCGCCGCGACGGTCGAAGAGTCGCTGCGCGTCGATCTCGAGCTCAACGCGCAGGGACTATCCTGCTGGTACTCAAACAGCCGCAAAAAGTAA
- a CDS encoding MalY/PatB family protein — MMKYDFNKYIDRRGTDCEKWDGLKDDFGRDDLLAMWVADMDFPAPPEVLAAIHKKVDEGALGYPMIPDSLRDAICAWEREHYGWEFGREALSWAPGVVAGLSFAVMGLTKPGDQIIIQTPVYMPFYRTVREAGRIIVKNPLIYENGRYTMNFDELEKLVTPTCRTLILCSPHNPVARVWSREELERLADIAVRKNMIIIADEIHQDLVFSDAKHICIGSLPGMAERTVTFIAPSKTFNIAGMKASVAIIPDELLRGIYVSVLERFHLNSINILGITAMEAAYGKCGEWHKELMDHLEGNRDYMEAFVKERMPKAHMDHPEGTYIFWIDFRGYGFNDETLTDFLVNEAKVALDPGTWFGVEGDGFARLNIGTTRAMLKEGLERIADALDKRENGK, encoded by the coding sequence ATGATGAAATACGATTTCAATAAATATATAGACAGAAGGGGCACCGACTGCGAAAAGTGGGACGGCCTCAAGGATGATTTCGGCCGCGACGACCTGCTTGCGATGTGGGTCGCCGACATGGACTTCCCCGCGCCGCCCGAAGTGCTGGCGGCGATACATAAGAAGGTCGACGAGGGCGCTCTCGGTTATCCGATGATCCCCGACTCACTGCGCGACGCGATATGCGCCTGGGAGCGGGAGCACTACGGCTGGGAGTTCGGCCGCGAGGCGCTGAGCTGGGCCCCGGGCGTCGTCGCCGGACTGTCGTTTGCGGTAATGGGCCTCACCAAACCCGGCGACCAGATAATAATCCAGACGCCGGTCTACATGCCCTTCTACCGGACGGTCCGCGAAGCGGGGCGCATCATCGTCAAGAACCCGCTCATCTATGAGAACGGCCGCTATACGATGAACTTCGACGAGCTTGAAAAGCTCGTCACCCCGACCTGCCGCACGCTGATCCTCTGCAGCCCGCATAACCCCGTGGCGAGAGTCTGGAGCCGCGAGGAGCTCGAAAGGCTCGCCGACATCGCGGTACGCAAAAATATGATCATCATTGCCGACGAAATACACCAGGACCTCGTCTTCAGCGACGCGAAGCACATCTGCATCGGTTCGCTGCCGGGCATGGCCGAGCGCACAGTCACCTTCATCGCTCCGAGCAAGACCTTCAACATCGCGGGGATGAAGGCCTCCGTTGCGATAATCCCCGACGAACTTCTGCGCGGGATATACGTCTCGGTCCTTGAGAGATTCCATCTCAACTCGATAAACATCCTCGGCATCACCGCCATGGAGGCCGCCTACGGCAAATGCGGCGAATGGCACAAAGAGCTGATGGACCACCTCGAAGGCAACCGCGATTACATGGAGGCCTTCGTCAAAGAACGGATGCCGAAGGCGCACATGGACCATCCGGAGGGCACCTACATCTTCTGGATAGACTTCCGCGGCTACGGCTTCAACGACGAGACACTGACGGACTTCCTTGTCAACGAGGCGAAGGTGGCGCTTGACCCCGGCACCTGGTTCGGCGTCGAGGGCGACGGCTTCGCGCGGCTCAACATCGGCACGACGCGTGCCATGCTCAAAGAGGGGCTGGAGCGTATCGCCGATGCGCTCGATAAAAGAGAGAACGGAAAATAG
- a CDS encoding L,D-transpeptidase, producing the protein MSVIFSRAVSEKSVNKGRFRRLALLLPLLLSIGLFTECAALSSELERITEEEALEAEAVLNEEDDDWLLIRKKQKRLFVVRNRKVIRSYAVATGVNDGQKQKPGDGRTPEGVFKVLQIQNASYWTHDFRDGKGEIKGAYGPWFIRLKTPWRGIGIHGTHDPQSIGKNATEGCIRLRNEELKDLKEKYIKLSMVVVIRK; encoded by the coding sequence GTGTCTGTCATTTTTTCAAGGGCTGTAAGTGAAAAATCCGTAAATAAGGGGCGGTTTCGCCGTCTGGCGCTGCTTTTGCCGCTGCTGTTATCGATTGGCCTCTTCACCGAATGCGCGGCCCTTTCGTCCGAGCTGGAGCGCATCACTGAGGAGGAGGCGCTTGAAGCCGAAGCCGTCCTAAACGAAGAAGACGACGACTGGCTGCTGATAAGAAAAAAACAGAAACGGCTCTTTGTGGTCCGAAACAGGAAGGTCATCCGGTCCTACGCCGTCGCCACCGGCGTCAACGACGGGCAGAAACAAAAACCCGGCGACGGGCGGACTCCGGAGGGGGTATTCAAAGTGTTGCAGATACAGAACGCCTCCTACTGGACGCACGACTTCAGGGACGGCAAAGGCGAGATCAAAGGAGCCTACGGCCCCTGGTTCATACGCCTCAAGACACCCTGGCGCGGCATCGGCATCCACGGAACGCACGACCCGCAGTCGATAGGCAAAAACGCCACCGAGGGCTGTATCCGCCTGCGGAACGAAGAACTCAAAGATCTGAAAGAAAAATATATAAAACTGTCGATGGTTGTCGTTATCAGAAAATAG
- a CDS encoding fumarylacetoacetate hydrolase family protein, protein MAKKEAPVRYCRFMVDGRSYSGQIRGNSVDIVEGDPFSGIISQIRLSYPVERVKFLPPFAPKKLWCIGRNYVGHVKELEHEIPSEPLVFLKATSSIIGANDFIRIPAWAGTIHYEGELAVVIGKGGKNISEEEAYEHVLGYTIMNDVTARALQNKDGQWTRAKSFDTFGPLGPAILLTKELPKETRVVTRLNGRVVQDGAIEQMIFPIPRLISHISRFAALEEGDIISTGTPQGVGEIKAGDLIEVEIEPIGMLKNICSE, encoded by the coding sequence GTGGCTAAAAAAGAGGCACCAGTGCGTTACTGTCGTTTTATGGTCGACGGACGCTCGTACAGCGGTCAGATACGCGGCAATTCGGTCGATATAGTGGAGGGGGACCCCTTTTCGGGGATAATCTCGCAGATAAGGCTGAGTTACCCCGTGGAGCGCGTTAAGTTCCTGCCGCCCTTTGCGCCCAAAAAACTCTGGTGCATCGGACGCAACTATGTGGGACATGTGAAGGAGCTAGAGCATGAAATTCCCTCGGAGCCGCTGGTATTCCTCAAAGCGACCTCCTCGATCATCGGAGCGAACGACTTTATCCGCATTCCTGCCTGGGCCGGTACCATCCATTACGAGGGAGAGCTAGCCGTCGTCATCGGCAAGGGCGGAAAGAACATCAGCGAGGAAGAGGCCTACGAACACGTCCTCGGCTATACGATCATGAACGACGTCACGGCGCGCGCGCTGCAAAATAAAGACGGCCAGTGGACGCGGGCCAAGAGCTTCGACACCTTTGGCCCCCTGGGTCCGGCAATCTTGCTGACAAAGGAACTGCCGAAGGAGACGCGCGTCGTCACGCGTCTCAACGGCAGGGTGGTACAGGATGGGGCGATCGAACAGATGATATTCCCCATTCCGCGCCTCATCTCGCACATCAGCCGCTTTGCGGCGCTTGAAGAGGGCGATATAATCTCCACCGGCACGCCGCAGGGCGTCGGCGAAATAAAGGCGGGGGACCTCATAGAGGTCGAAATCGAACCCATCGGAATGCTGAAAAACATCTGCAGCGAATAA
- a CDS encoding SGNH/GDSL hydrolase family protein, with the protein MKSILCFGDSNTYGYIAGGLGRYSFDVRWPGRLERLLGPGWRVVEEGLCGRTTVFREPVRPGGAGIDYISPCVASHRPLDFVVLMLGTNDCKAEFHASAKEITAGLRRIVDVVKAETSGAAKILIISPASLGEGVCGGSDFGFDARSYHVSLELADRFAELAGERACLFLDAARIVTASGVDFVHLDERAHDLLARAVAEIILREY; encoded by the coding sequence ATGAAGAGCATTCTATGTTTTGGCGATTCGAATACTTACGGTTACATCGCGGGCGGTCTTGGACGTTACAGCTTTGATGTGCGCTGGCCGGGACGGCTGGAGCGGCTGCTCGGTCCCGGGTGGCGCGTCGTTGAGGAGGGGCTGTGCGGGCGCACCACCGTCTTTCGTGAACCGGTGCGGCCCGGCGGAGCGGGGATAGATTACATTTCTCCCTGTGTCGCCTCGCACCGCCCCCTTGATTTTGTCGTTCTGATGCTCGGCACCAACGACTGTAAGGCGGAGTTTCACGCCTCCGCGAAAGAGATAACGGCGGGGCTGCGCCGGATCGTCGATGTCGTGAAGGCCGAGACCTCCGGCGCGGCGAAGATCCTCATAATCTCGCCGGCGTCTTTAGGCGAGGGTGTCTGCGGCGGCAGTGATTTTGGTTTTGACGCCCGTTCGTACCATGTCAGCCTTGAACTTGCGGATAGGTTCGCGGAACTAGCAGGGGAGAGGGCGTGCCTGTTTCTGGACGCGGCGCGGATCGTTACGGCGAGCGGCGTCGATTTCGTCCATCTCGACGAGAGGGCGCATGATTTGCTTGCACGCGCGGTGGCGGAGATAATCCTGAGAGAATACTGA
- a CDS encoding ornithine cyclodeaminase family protein has protein sequence MAYDVRFISQADVESLGISMKEVMDGVETGWRMNGEGKTELPAKIGIHPRGNCYIHAMPCWIGGDTDMAGMKWVAGFPMNLEKRLPYNNGIFVLNDTETGVVKAIMDCNWMTTWRTGAAAGLGAKYFAAPDSAVVAVIGLGTIGKITLRAFKEVLPAMKYIKIYDPIAEQYGRFIDEMRELLPGVEFIKCGSVRDACADADVVTSCAPILDQPRRSVSADMLKENVCCITSDYDSTLCADTVSGGRSFVCDDRGQYLWTQEHGVYFQNGYPLAEGIYADMGEIIAGKKPPVLEGRRVCLFMGIASHDVMTAKLILEKAAEKDAGTMLKL, from the coding sequence ATGGCATACGATGTTCGTTTTATCTCCCAGGCTGACGTGGAATCGCTGGGAATTTCGATGAAAGAGGTAATGGACGGAGTGGAGACCGGTTGGCGCATGAACGGGGAGGGTAAGACGGAGCTGCCCGCTAAGATCGGCATTCACCCGCGCGGCAACTGCTACATCCATGCCATGCCCTGTTGGATCGGCGGCGATACGGACATGGCGGGGATGAAATGGGTTGCCGGTTTTCCGATGAATCTTGAAAAAAGGCTGCCATATAACAACGGGATATTCGTCCTCAACGACACGGAGACCGGCGTCGTCAAGGCGATAATGGACTGTAACTGGATGACCACCTGGCGCACGGGAGCTGCCGCGGGGTTGGGGGCGAAATACTTTGCCGCGCCAGACTCCGCCGTGGTCGCCGTCATTGGCCTTGGAACGATTGGAAAGATCACGCTGCGCGCCTTCAAAGAGGTACTGCCGGCGATGAAGTATATCAAAATTTATGATCCGATCGCGGAACAGTACGGTCGTTTCATCGATGAAATGCGGGAACTCCTTCCGGGTGTGGAGTTTATAAAATGCGGATCGGTGCGCGATGCCTGCGCGGATGCCGACGTTGTGACAAGCTGCGCGCCGATCCTCGACCAGCCGCGGCGCTCGGTCAGCGCCGATATGCTGAAAGAAAACGTCTGCTGCATCACCAGTGATTATGATTCGACCCTCTGCGCCGACACCGTGAGCGGCGGACGCTCCTTCGTCTGCGACGACCGCGGCCAGTATCTCTGGACACAGGAGCACGGAGTCTACTTCCAGAACGGTTACCCGCTCGCGGAGGGTATCTACGCCGACATGGGCGAGATAATCGCCGGGAAAAAACCGCCTGTATTGGAGGGACGCCGCGTCTGCCTGTTCATGGGTATCGCAAGTCACGACGTGATGACCGCGAAACTGATTTTGGAGAAGGCGGCGGAGAAAGACGCCGGGACGATGCTGAAACTGTAA
- a CDS encoding Synerg-CTERM sorting domain-containing protein, with the protein MNNGGTEINITGGKLIGGTESGGNAIYHPQLGTLNISGGELSGYDGIQFKSGSLKLLGGTITATGAKVTPVANDNGAVGTGAALSLITSSAYIGSMDVVIAGTAKLEATGTGASAVYEGIHETGDTSSASELKKFAVSSGTLISSGDALSFTSEGIEEVITITGGIYSSDPTEYVAEGYEVVPVGDMWQVQKTQPVGPVTPVIEPIAPVLPDVSDDVKEEVKPVVGATETDTAEAAAKLDGITEDMLEIDKDEIVAVKADTVVKVVENIATLENVTSADVLPLPVFTAKVESKKTVMISFSLAGADLKAAKPEDVKVLKVLGADSGRLFKYASDITADMDEKFTIQKVDGTIFKGAIEGSETYILSIFIKDGGAFDLDEADGSVADPVAILATKTVEPHHSSSSGCNAGFAGLLLLAAVSFIYRRKR; encoded by the coding sequence GTGAACAATGGCGGAACTGAAATTAACATCACAGGCGGTAAACTTATCGGCGGAACAGAGAGCGGCGGAAATGCCATCTACCACCCGCAGTTAGGCACGCTCAATATCTCAGGCGGTGAGCTAAGCGGTTACGACGGTATCCAGTTTAAATCCGGCTCGTTAAAACTGTTGGGCGGAACAATTACCGCCACCGGAGCCAAAGTTACGCCTGTCGCAAACGATAATGGAGCCGTCGGCACAGGGGCGGCGCTGTCACTCATCACAAGTTCTGCGTATATAGGTAGTATGGATGTAGTAATTGCCGGAACGGCAAAACTCGAAGCGACGGGGACGGGCGCGTCTGCTGTTTATGAAGGAATTCATGAAACAGGAGATACCTCCTCTGCAAGCGAACTGAAAAAGTTCGCCGTCTCCAGCGGCACCCTTATCTCTAGCGGAGACGCTCTTTCATTTACTTCGGAAGGCATAGAAGAAGTTATTACTATCACCGGCGGCATCTACAGCAGCGATCCGACTGAGTATGTGGCAGAAGGATATGAGGTTGTGCCGGTCGGAGATATGTGGCAGGTGCAGAAAACGCAGCCGGTCGGCCCGGTCACGCCTGTCATCGAACCTATTGCACCGGTCCTTCCTGACGTCTCCGACGATGTAAAAGAAGAGGTCAAGCCGGTAGTTGGTGCTACGGAGACAGACACTGCGGAGGCGGCCGCCAAGCTCGACGGCATTACGGAAGATATGCTTGAGATAGACAAGGACGAAATCGTAGCGGTAAAGGCGGATACGGTGGTAAAGGTCGTTGAAAATATAGCGACGCTGGAAAACGTCACCTCCGCCGATGTGCTTCCGCTTCCCGTGTTCACGGCGAAGGTCGAGAGCAAAAAGACGGTAATGATCAGCTTCTCCCTCGCCGGTGCGGATTTGAAGGCGGCAAAGCCGGAAGACGTTAAAGTGCTGAAGGTACTGGGCGCGGACAGCGGCAGACTCTTCAAGTACGCTTCGGATATCACGGCTGATATGGATGAAAAATTCACCATTCAGAAGGTGGACGGAACGATATTCAAAGGCGCGATAGAGGGAAGCGAGACGTATATTCTCTCGATCTTCATCAAAGACGGCGGCGCCTTTGACCTTGACGAGGCCGACGGCTCGGTGGCCGACCCCGTGGCGATACTCGCCACTAAGACGGTAGAACCGCACCACAGCAGCTCCAGCGGCTGTAACGCGGGATTTGCGGGACTGCTTCTGCTTGCGGCGGTTTCCTTTATTTACCGCAGGAAGAGGTAG
- a CDS encoding DUF3089 domain-containing protein: MKIHGGKSICVLLAVLCAVILLGGCGGSHREAVSPSDYSRSENWLHLPETAVHSADVIYLYPTAYARANDSEPVICSIDNAAMRAGAQKIFAQQATVFEPSANIYAPYYRQMDAAYVLSISEEERNRIASREPKADVFAALDYYFENYNHGRPYILAGHSQGSNLLTFVLAEYMKRHPERYERMIAAYVIGYSVTKDYLAQNTHLKFAAGANDTGVIVSYNTEAPVVSGDNPVLLDGGISINPISWTLDETVAVAGNNLGSMTEETPDSPTGLKLENPGIADAAVDKERGVVKCASVDRDKYEIKSVPFGSGIYHGWDYGFYYMNLRQNAAERIEAFFNKTH; the protein is encoded by the coding sequence ATGAAAATCCACGGAGGAAAAAGTATCTGCGTTTTACTGGCCGTTTTATGCGCCGTTATATTGCTTGGCGGCTGCGGCGGTTCACATCGAGAGGCGGTATCGCCCTCTGATTATTCCAGGTCAGAGAACTGGCTGCATCTGCCGGAGACGGCGGTGCATTCTGCGGACGTCATCTACCTCTACCCCACCGCCTATGCAAGGGCTAACGACAGTGAGCCGGTAATCTGTTCCATCGACAACGCGGCGATGCGCGCCGGAGCCCAAAAGATATTTGCGCAGCAGGCGACGGTCTTTGAGCCATCCGCCAATATCTACGCGCCATATTACAGACAGATGGACGCGGCATACGTCCTTTCCATCTCCGAGGAGGAGCGCAACAGGATCGCCTCGCGAGAACCAAAGGCCGACGTCTTCGCAGCGCTGGACTATTACTTTGAAAATTACAACCACGGGCGCCCATATATACTTGCCGGACACTCGCAGGGTTCAAACCTCCTGACATTCGTCCTTGCCGAATATATGAAGAGACATCCTGAGCGTTACGAACGGATGATCGCGGCCTATGTGATCGGATATTCAGTGACCAAGGACTATCTCGCACAGAACACACATCTAAAATTTGCCGCGGGAGCGAACGACACCGGCGTAATCGTCTCCTACAATACCGAGGCGCCCGTCGTCTCCGGAGACAACCCCGTATTGCTCGACGGCGGCATATCAATAAACCCAATATCATGGACGCTTGATGAGACAGTGGCCGTCGCCGGCAACAATCTGGGCAGCATGACGGAAGAGACACCCGACTCGCCGACAGGGCTTAAACTGGAAAATCCCGGCATCGCCGACGCCGCGGTGGACAAAGAGCGCGGCGTGGTAAAATGCGCCTCCGTAGACCGGGACAAATACGAAATAAAGTCCGTCCCATTCGGCAGCGGCATATACCACGGCTGGGACTACGGCTTCTACTATATGAATCTGCGTCAGAACGCCGCAGAGCGGATCGAAGCCTTTTTTAATAAAACCCATTAA
- the pepF gene encoding oligoendopeptidase F: MSIKNTSAETPACSPTKKTSNLRRSEQAAELELGRGAVLPERAAMPADYKWRLEDIYPSQERWEEAFAALRARLPEIASYKGTLAESPAQMAKFFALRDELSITLGKLFVYANMKSHEDTADSKYQGPANRVSALSVEFSACASYVTPEILDMPQERLEEFAKSPELADYAFSLRELLRQRAHVLSEAEELIIARAGDMAGVADNAFSMLTNADMEFPPIRDEKGEKVEMSEERAVSYLRSPKRSVRKAAFESLYTPYAAMKNTLGATFDGMLKTSKFYAECRRYESPLAEALDANNIPISVYDSLVDTLEGSLAPMYRYMELRKRILKVKELHMYDLYVPLVADPFKEIAWSEAKEMMFHYLAPLGEEYLAQVRAGLGEGWADIFPNRGKRSGAYSWGTYGTHPYIFMNYTNNLNDVMTLVHEMGHSMHSFYSRRSQPYATSDYCIFTAEVASTTNEVLFLSGLLSETEKKKRRLYLLNRRLENIRTTVYRQTMFASFEREVHLRAANGGDTTPEGLKQLWYELNRKYYGEMIVIDEPLKMEWARIPHFYSPFYVYQYATGFSAATALAQAILEEGAPATERYLNFLTKGGSDYPIELLKGAGVDMSTPEPVKAVVKQFEETLDEMEAIL; encoded by the coding sequence ATGTCTATAAAAAATACATCGGCAGAGACGCCCGCGTGTTCGCCCACTAAGAAAACTTCTAATCTTCGCCGGAGCGAACAGGCGGCGGAGCTGGAGCTGGGACGCGGCGCGGTGCTGCCGGAACGCGCCGCCATGCCCGCGGATTATAAATGGCGGCTGGAGGATATCTACCCCTCGCAGGAGAGGTGGGAAGAGGCGTTCGCGGCGCTCAGGGCGCGTCTGCCGGAGATCGCCTCCTACAAGGGAACGCTCGCCGAGTCGCCAGCGCAGATGGCGAAGTTCTTCGCGCTGCGCGACGAGCTCTCGATAACCCTCGGCAAGCTCTTCGTCTACGCGAACATGAAGAGCCACGAAGATACCGCCGATTCTAAATACCAGGGACCGGCGAATCGGGTCTCCGCCCTTTCAGTGGAGTTCTCCGCCTGCGCCAGCTATGTCACGCCGGAGATCCTCGATATGCCGCAGGAGCGCCTCGAAGAGTTCGCGAAGTCGCCGGAGCTCGCCGATTACGCCTTCTCTCTGCGCGAACTGCTGCGTCAGCGCGCCCACGTCCTCTCGGAGGCCGAGGAGCTGATAATCGCCCGCGCCGGCGACATGGCGGGCGTGGCGGACAACGCCTTCTCAATGCTGACAAACGCCGACATGGAGTTCCCCCCGATACGCGATGAGAAGGGCGAAAAGGTCGAGATGTCGGAGGAACGCGCCGTCTCCTACCTGCGTTCGCCCAAACGCTCGGTCCGCAAGGCGGCCTTCGAATCGCTCTACACCCCCTACGCCGCGATGAAGAACACTCTCGGCGCAACCTTCGACGGCATGCTCAAGACTTCGAAGTTCTACGCCGAGTGCCGCAGGTATGAATCGCCGCTCGCGGAGGCGCTCGACGCCAACAATATCCCCATCTCCGTATACGACAGCCTCGTGGACACGCTCGAGGGCAGCCTCGCGCCGATGTACCGCTACATGGAGCTGCGCAAACGGATATTGAAGGTCAAGGAGCTCCATATGTACGACCTCTATGTCCCCCTCGTCGCCGATCCCTTTAAGGAGATCGCCTGGAGCGAGGCGAAGGAGATGATGTTCCACTATCTCGCGCCGCTCGGTGAAGAATATCTCGCGCAGGTACGCGCGGGGCTCGGCGAGGGCTGGGCGGACATCTTCCCCAACCGCGGCAAGCGCAGCGGCGCCTATTCGTGGGGCACCTACGGCACCCACCCCTATATATTCATGAACTATACAAACAACCTCAACGACGTAATGACCCTCGTCCATGAGATGGGCCATTCCATGCACAGCTTCTACTCGCGCCGCAGCCAGCCCTACGCGACCTCCGACTACTGCATCTTCACCGCCGAGGTGGCCTCGACGACGAACGAAGTGCTCTTCCTCTCCGGGCTGCTCTCCGAGACGGAAAAGAAGAAGCGCCGTCTCTACCTGCTGAACCGCCGCCTTGAAAATATCCGCACGACGGTCTACCGCCAGACGATGTTCGCCTCTTTTGAACGCGAGGTGCACCTGCGCGCGGCAAACGGCGGCGACACGACGCCCGAGGGGCTAAAGCAGCTGTGGTATGAGCTCAACAGGAAATACTATGGAGAAATGATCGTCATCGACGAACCTCTGAAAATGGAATGGGCGAGGATACCTCATTTCTACAGCCCCTTCTACGTCTATCAGTACGCCACCGGCTTCTCGGCGGCGACCGCGCTCGCGCAGGCCATCCTCGAGGAGGGCGCGCCCGCGACGGAAAGGTATCTGAACTTCCTCACAAAGGGCGGCTCCGACTACCCCATCGAACTGCTGAAGGGCGCGGGAGTGGATATGAGCACGCCCGAACCCGTCAAAGCGGTCGTAAAACAGTTTGAAGAGACCCTCGACGAGATGGAGGCGATTCTCTAA